From one Phocaeicola salanitronis DSM 18170 genomic stretch:
- a CDS encoding glucosaminidase domain-containing protein, with amino-acid sequence MSKNQEYAEKYAGYAMEQMRRYGIPASVTLAQGILESSNGQSQLAQNENNHFGIKATPSWIDKGGRYALYSDDRPNEKFCSYDSVGDSYEHHSRFLKENSRYAACFNLSPDDYKGWTEGIARAGYATGSGYAANLQKIIEQNGLDRYDRQVMQEMAAQGRHFGVEENPLGESESTAYSFPVERKDFLFVTTPFGVDGRMANGGEKVHKGMDIRCDGDAVLATENGGKVVSVKGSGSGQSVTVEYSRKDGSKVQCTYMHLGEVSVKAGDTVKSGQQLGKTGGEHLHFGVKNIYADGTQRDIDPAAYLAEIAQKGSIRQQVLHNGNDLLARYRSTESTRDGKPLTTEGWMKKLLSSEDSGVGLSGCSDPVVEMAMTAFTSLMLLAVHIDNKEEERQKAEVSAAMDSGRIDLKSLLPGMKSCTLTINENGKTVLHADNGNMQMSRELSSAELSRLSATLNNRSLSEETRRMRVSGLLNTVILSETASRNFEMGMEQLQGQTEGLKR; translated from the coding sequence ATGAGCAAAAATCAAGAATACGCAGAGAAATATGCCGGATACGCGATGGAACAGATGCGGCGGTACGGTATTCCCGCCTCCGTGACGCTGGCACAAGGCATACTGGAAAGCAGCAACGGCCAGAGCCAACTGGCACAGAACGAGAACAACCACTTCGGCATCAAGGCCACGCCGTCATGGATTGACAAAGGCGGGCGGTATGCCCTGTACTCAGACGACCGTCCGAACGAAAAGTTCTGCAGCTATGACTCCGTAGGCGACTCCTACGAACACCACTCCCGTTTCCTGAAAGAAAACAGCCGCTATGCCGCCTGCTTCAATCTGTCGCCGGATGACTACAAGGGGTGGACGGAAGGCATCGCCCGGGCCGGATATGCCACGGGAAGCGGCTATGCCGCTAACCTGCAGAAAATCATCGAGCAGAACGGCCTTGACAGATATGACCGTCAGGTCATGCAGGAGATGGCGGCACAGGGACGGCATTTCGGCGTGGAGGAAAACCCTTTGGGAGAATCTGAAAGCACGGCCTATTCCTTTCCGGTCGAAAGGAAGGATTTCCTTTTTGTCACCACCCCGTTCGGTGTGGACGGCCGCATGGCCAACGGTGGCGAGAAAGTCCACAAAGGCATGGATATCCGGTGTGACGGGGATGCTGTCCTCGCCACGGAAAACGGAGGCAAGGTCGTCTCCGTGAAAGGAAGCGGTAGCGGGCAGTCCGTGACCGTGGAATACAGCCGGAAAGACGGCAGCAAGGTGCAGTGTACCTATATGCACCTCGGCGAAGTCTCCGTCAAGGCCGGGGATACTGTCAAGTCTGGGCAGCAGCTCGGAAAGACGGGCGGCGAACATCTGCATTTCGGGGTAAAAAACATCTATGCGGACGGCACGCAGCGGGACATCGACCCGGCGGCGTACCTCGCAGAGATCGCCCAGAAAGGCAGCATCCGGCAGCAGGTGCTGCACAACGGCAACGACTTGCTCGCCAGATACAGGAGTACGGAAAGCACCAGGGACGGAAAACCGCTCACCACCGAAGGATGGATGAAAAAACTGCTCTCCTCGGAGGACAGCGGCGTGGGCCTGTCCGGATGCAGCGATCCTGTCGTGGAGATGGCCATGACCGCCTTCACCTCCCTGATGCTGCTGGCCGTGCATATTGACAACAAGGAAGAGGAAAGGCAGAAAGCGGAAGTGTCCGCTGCGATGGACAGCGGGAGAATCGACCTCAAATCCCTGTTGCCGGGTATGAAAAGCTGCACCCTGACCATCAACGAAAACGGCAAGACCGTGCTTCATGCCGACAACGGAAACATGCAGATGTCGAGGGAGCTTTCCTCTGCCGAACTCAGCCGCCTGTCGGCCACGCTGAACAACCGTTCTCTCTCCGAAGAGACCAGGCGGATGCGCGTGAGTGGACTGCTCAACACGGTCATCCTCTCCGAGACGGCTTCCCGCAACTTCGAGATGGGAATGGAACAACTGCAGGGACAGACAGAAGGACTGAAAAGATAG
- a CDS encoding zincin-like metallopeptidase domain-containing protein, with amino-acid sequence MKEKSPIEKNAERKQIDLLSEALNGASNANGYWLNASGKGYPKFHPRGVSVSPFNALFMALHSDKNGCGSNLFIHYNEAKAMGMSVREHERGVPFLFYNWNRYVNRNNPEEIISRTAYLGLDEQDRKHYKGVHNREVRTLFNIDQTTLQDVDRPSYEAALRQYGGVAERGYTEANNRKLHIRFNDFLLKMKDSLVPVRYDGSGMPHYETDKDAVYMPRQRNFEHYHDYIQETLRQIVSSTGHQQRLAREGMVMKNGMAPSEDALKQERLIVEVASGIKMLELGLPARLSEESLKTVEYWNRELQENPLMMAAIESDVNNALEVIRKAERGEKIEYATIRNRRQTSDMRAELPKHHAIADEIARHPDKDKKTIIVVRDNAAKTADVVLPAGASTEVDNEVPGMNKSRIERALRKEGFGQIRFFNPDGALGFRPDDSYFSGKEVSLARLKNWEIQELSTLDVAPAVKQACEVSFDRVQMIQDNKNRWALYIKPENENGYSVYPDKEDVNRFFSTLKQAMNNIDKVRMELAHKYYALAETKPDLKVDLFSCGEKDIDMSRIQRVSVFKTKQDGILCAATIDGRRPEPRSVTQQQWQRMWLAEDKDDYKLNLAAALFADVLRKGQARDNSVETAASAERQPEQSEQEEQKTGMKR; translated from the coding sequence ATGAAAGAAAAATCACCCATAGAGAAAAATGCAGAGAGGAAGCAGATAGACTTGCTTTCCGAAGCCTTGAACGGAGCCTCGAACGCAAACGGGTATTGGCTGAACGCATCCGGCAAAGGCTATCCCAAGTTCCATCCGCGCGGCGTGTCCGTCAGTCCGTTCAATGCCCTTTTCATGGCTTTGCACTCGGACAAGAACGGCTGCGGGTCAAATCTTTTCATTCACTATAATGAAGCCAAAGCGATGGGTATGTCCGTCCGGGAGCATGAGCGGGGCGTGCCTTTCCTTTTCTACAACTGGAACAGATATGTCAACCGGAACAATCCGGAAGAGATCATCAGCCGCACAGCCTATCTCGGACTGGACGAACAGGACAGGAAACATTACAAGGGCGTGCATAACCGGGAAGTGCGCACCCTCTTCAACATAGACCAGACCACCCTGCAGGATGTGGACAGACCATCCTATGAAGCCGCACTGAGGCAATACGGCGGTGTGGCGGAAAGGGGCTATACGGAAGCGAACAACCGGAAGCTGCATATCCGCTTCAATGATTTTCTGCTGAAGATGAAAGACAGCCTTGTCCCCGTCCGTTACGACGGCAGCGGAATGCCCCATTACGAAACGGACAAGGATGCCGTCTATATGCCCCGGCAGCGGAATTTCGAACACTATCACGATTATATACAGGAAACCCTTCGGCAGATTGTCAGCTCCACCGGTCACCAGCAGCGTCTGGCACGTGAAGGCATGGTGATGAAAAACGGCATGGCACCCTCGGAGGACGCATTGAAACAGGAACGGCTGATTGTGGAAGTGGCTTCCGGCATCAAGATGCTGGAACTCGGCCTGCCGGCAAGACTGTCGGAAGAGAGTCTGAAGACGGTGGAATACTGGAACAGGGAACTTCAGGAGAATCCGCTCATGATGGCCGCCATCGAAAGCGACGTGAATAACGCCCTTGAAGTGATACGCAAGGCGGAACGCGGCGAGAAGATTGAATACGCCACCATCCGCAACCGGAGACAGACATCAGACATGAGGGCGGAACTTCCGAAACACCATGCCATAGCGGACGAGATAGCCCGCCATCCGGACAAGGACAAGAAAACCATCATTGTGGTCAGGGACAACGCCGCGAAAACGGCGGATGTGGTTCTGCCGGCCGGTGCTTCGACGGAAGTGGACAACGAGGTGCCGGGAATGAACAAGAGCCGCATCGAAAGAGCCTTGCGTAAAGAGGGCTTCGGGCAGATAAGATTCTTCAATCCGGACGGGGCATTGGGATTCAGGCCCGACGACAGTTATTTCTCCGGCAAGGAGGTATCTCTGGCCCGGCTGAAAAACTGGGAGATACAGGAACTGTCCACGTTGGATGTAGCTCCTGCGGTGAAGCAGGCCTGCGAGGTAAGTTTCGACCGGGTGCAGATGATACAGGACAACAAGAACCGCTGGGCACTCTACATCAAGCCGGAGAACGAGAACGGTTACAGCGTCTATCCGGACAAGGAGGACGTGAACCGGTTCTTCTCCACGCTCAAGCAGGCGATGAACAACATTGACAAAGTGCGCATGGAACTGGCACACAAGTATTACGCCCTTGCGGAAACAAAACCCGACCTGAAGGTTGACCTGTTCAGTTGCGGGGAGAAGGATATAGACATGAGCCGGATCCAGCGCGTCAGTGTGTTCAAGACGAAACAGGACGGCATCCTGTGCGCGGCGACCATCGACGGGCGAAGGCCGGAACCGAGAAGCGTCACGCAACAGCAATGGCAGCGGATGTGGCTTGCCGAGGACAAGGACGATTACAAGCTGAACCTGGCGGCCGCTCTCTTTGCCGATGTGCTGCGCAAAGGACAGGCACGGGACAATTCCGTGGAAACAGCGGCATCAGCCGAAAGGCAGCCGGAACAGAGTGAACAGGAAGAACAGAAAACAGGAATGAAACGATGA
- a CDS encoding M23 family metallopeptidase: MKYTEEMILHSDSGYCMPFAEPDGRDVSLSLGYGEQNHPESGERFFHHGIDFGVRRYLLSAVASGVVSGVGNDPTYGICQTIRYGQYEVTYGHLSNVFAQFGRQVKAGQTVAMSGDLLHVGVKFKGEEMDPLEFLAMLYGNIKAMQEAGGDSADGFYDGAPETDYERDREEIERLMFRFLPLYMDDLRLGRYTVPEHTEQSLRNIFTTGAMKAYFYERMPSMANPLGLGQKALPLVCKVQNLLIADFLNYLALRHEVYLSTMGGGNLKKNFVPKQ, from the coding sequence ATGAAATATACCGAAGAAATGATACTGCACTCCGACAGCGGCTACTGCATGCCGTTCGCAGAACCTGACGGCAGGGATGTGAGCCTGTCGCTCGGCTACGGCGAGCAGAACCATCCGGAGAGCGGCGAGAGATTTTTCCACCACGGCATCGACTTCGGCGTGCGGCGTTACCTGTTATCCGCCGTGGCCAGCGGTGTCGTGTCGGGTGTAGGCAACGACCCCACATACGGCATCTGCCAGACCATCCGCTACGGACAATATGAAGTGACATACGGACACCTGTCCAATGTGTTCGCCCAATTCGGCAGGCAAGTGAAAGCCGGGCAGACGGTAGCGATGAGCGGCGACCTGTTGCATGTCGGGGTCAAGTTCAAAGGCGAGGAAATGGATCCGCTGGAGTTCCTCGCCATGCTGTACGGCAACATCAAGGCCATGCAGGAAGCGGGCGGCGACAGTGCTGACGGCTTCTACGATGGCGCACCGGAAACCGACTATGAACGGGACAGGGAGGAAATAGAACGGCTGATGTTCCGTTTCCTGCCGCTCTACATGGATGACCTTCGGCTGGGAAGATACACGGTGCCGGAACATACGGAGCAATCGCTTCGCAACATCTTCACGACCGGTGCGATGAAAGCATATTTTTATGAGCGGATGCCGAGCATGGCAAACCCGCTCGGTCTGGGACAGAAAGCGTTGCCTCTGGTGTGCAAGGTACAGAACCTGCTGATAGCGGACTTCCTGAACTACCTCGCCCTGCGGCATGAGGTGTACCTTTCGACAATGGGCGGCGGGAACTTAAAAAAAAACTTCGTGCCGAAGCAGTAG
- a CDS encoding OmpA family protein produces the protein MTKHIILFFAALCSLHNHANAAPSDSDTVRYESFSNGIEMLRPMQPSYLDGVVVPTRKSGNWFVSLSGGASAFLGTPLGCEDLFGRLKPSYTMGVGKWFTPSVGVRVNYSGLHFKDSQLSTQEYHHVHADLMWNLLGSRYAKQDNVRWSLSPYAGLGLLHNADNGHNPLAISYGIQGQYRLSKRVSVLMELSGTTTFQDFDGYGKANHLGDHMLSLTAGFSFNIGKVGWKRAVDTHPYERHNEWLTGYANTLTERNRQYAGKLDKERRTLDELKKILEIEGLLDTYGHLFEDMEADDRRFPVNNYSGLNSLRARLKNRHWDGNSPLVTETGTDSIQGMNTDSICKVGTDSLPGKWNAAINRPDTVSAAGYFALMQHGGECIGSPVYFFFDLNTAHLTDSLQKVNLDALAHVAKKYGLSVKVTGAADSATGTASINNALSTARADYIAGELIKRGLSAESITRTYEGGISYYVPNEANRHTKVELYFR, from the coding sequence ATGACGAAACATATCATTTTGTTCTTTGCGGCACTTTGTTCGCTGCACAACCATGCGAATGCTGCACCGTCGGACAGCGATACTGTCCGATATGAAAGTTTCAGTAACGGCATTGAAATGCTACGCCCGATGCAGCCCTCTTATCTTGACGGAGTGGTAGTCCCGACACGCAAAAGCGGCAACTGGTTTGTCAGCCTGTCCGGAGGGGCATCGGCGTTTCTCGGCACGCCGCTCGGCTGTGAAGACCTTTTCGGGAGACTCAAGCCTTCGTACACTATGGGTGTGGGCAAATGGTTCACACCGTCGGTCGGCGTCCGTGTCAATTACAGCGGGCTGCATTTCAAGGACAGTCAACTGTCCACACAGGAATATCATCATGTCCATGCGGATCTGATGTGGAATCTGCTCGGAAGCAGGTATGCGAAACAGGATAATGTCCGATGGAGTCTTTCTCCGTATGCGGGTCTTGGGCTATTGCACAATGCAGACAACGGACATAATCCGCTTGCCATATCATACGGCATACAAGGTCAGTACCGTTTGTCCAAGAGGGTAAGTGTCCTGATGGAACTTTCCGGGACGACCACCTTCCAGGACTTCGACGGATACGGTAAAGCGAACCACCTCGGAGACCACATGCTTTCATTGACGGCAGGCTTTTCATTTAACATTGGCAAGGTCGGCTGGAAACGTGCTGTTGACACCCATCCGTATGAACGGCATAACGAGTGGCTGACCGGCTATGCGAACACCCTGACAGAACGGAACAGGCAATATGCGGGAAAGCTGGACAAGGAAAGAAGGACTTTGGACGAGCTGAAGAAGATTCTCGAAATAGAAGGGCTGCTTGACACTTACGGACATCTGTTTGAAGACATGGAAGCCGATGACAGGAGGTTTCCCGTAAACAATTACAGCGGACTGAACTCCCTCCGAGCCCGGTTGAAGAACCGTCATTGGGACGGCAACTCGCCCCTTGTAACAGAAACGGGTACAGACAGTATTCAGGGCATGAATACGGACAGCATCTGCAAAGTGGGAACGGACAGCCTGCCCGGAAAATGGAATGCGGCAATCAACCGCCCGGACACTGTTTCCGCAGCCGGTTATTTCGCCCTCATGCAGCATGGAGGCGAATGTATAGGCTCTCCGGTCTATTTCTTCTTTGATCTTAACACCGCCCACCTTACGGACTCTCTGCAAAAGGTCAATCTTGACGCGCTCGCTCATGTAGCCAAGAAGTATGGACTGTCCGTAAAAGTCACGGGAGCGGCAGATAGCGCAACCGGCACAGCTTCTATCAACAATGCGTTGAGCACAGCCAGAGCCGATTACATTGCCGGTGAACTCATCAAGCGTGGCTTATCGGCAGAAAGCATTACCAGAACATATGAGGGCGGCATATCGTATTATGTGCCGAACGAAGCCAACAGACACACGAAAGTAGAACTTTATTTCAGATAA
- the mobV gene encoding MobV family relaxase yields MANAKQVLDVQVSKGITTAQSNEHLRNRSEKAAEYAMKKGNYDPTREHLNFEIVNGKVRPVDKSRSIPDRMADSLRQRGIKDPNEGLVEPKYRTVVNIILGGSRELMRQLAFGKQDVDFEQGADNSRIVRKPEIEQWAKDAYRFISEKYGEQNIAAFVVHLDEQNPHVHCTLLPIKDGKFAYKEIFAGKDKYEYSARMKQLHSDFAEVNRKWGLARGSSVSESGARHRTTEEYRRMLSEECTTIEEQIARHKEVLSDLQSDIRLAERRVKGLTSMVENLLKKQAEKEARLAVLEDELKEHKGDADAISAETDKLKKELAYIQLKLADKQDKLKLADRQLSDLKENMDAIQERTEHLKEEAYKYSRDVHSKVDSLLKDAMLENMVNEFRDLSTRMTGPERQMFDGTLVQSIAEQGKEVMHCATLLFLGMVDDATTFAETHGGGGSKSDLKWGRDEDEDNRAWALRCMRMASRMMKPAIGRKPKR; encoded by the coding sequence ATGGCAAATGCAAAACAGGTTCTCGACGTTCAGGTCTCCAAAGGCATCACCACCGCCCAAAGCAACGAACATCTGCGTAACCGCAGTGAGAAGGCGGCGGAATATGCCATGAAGAAAGGTAACTACGACCCGACAAGGGAACATCTGAACTTTGAGATAGTAAACGGCAAGGTGCGTCCTGTGGACAAAAGCCGGAGCATTCCGGATAGGATGGCCGACAGTCTCCGTCAGCGGGGTATTAAGGACCCGAACGAAGGACTGGTGGAACCCAAGTACAGGACGGTGGTCAACATTATCCTCGGCGGCTCCCGCGAACTGATGCGGCAGCTTGCCTTTGGAAAGCAGGATGTGGATTTCGAGCAAGGAGCGGACAACAGCCGGATCGTCAGAAAGCCGGAAATTGAGCAGTGGGCAAAGGATGCCTATAGATTCATCAGTGAAAAGTATGGCGAGCAGAACATCGCGGCGTTCGTTGTGCACCTCGATGAACAGAATCCCCATGTACATTGTACGCTACTGCCAATAAAGGACGGCAAGTTTGCATACAAGGAGATATTTGCCGGAAAGGACAAATACGAGTACAGCGCGAGAATGAAGCAGCTGCACAGCGACTTTGCCGAGGTGAACAGGAAGTGGGGACTTGCCAGAGGCAGCAGCGTCTCAGAGTCCGGCGCTCGTCACAGAACAACTGAGGAATACCGTCGTATGCTGTCGGAGGAATGTACGACCATTGAGGAACAGATAGCCCGGCACAAAGAAGTCCTTTCGGATCTCCAATCGGACATCCGGCTGGCAGAGCGCAGGGTTAAGGGTCTGACCTCTATGGTGGAAAATCTTTTGAAGAAGCAAGCGGAGAAAGAGGCAAGGCTCGCCGTTCTTGAAGACGAACTGAAAGAGCACAAGGGCGATGCCGATGCCATATCCGCCGAGACGGACAAGCTGAAAAAGGAGCTTGCCTATATCCAGCTTAAACTGGCAGACAAACAGGATAAGCTGAAGCTGGCTGACCGACAGCTGTCCGACCTCAAAGAGAACATGGATGCCATTCAGGAGAGGACAGAACATCTCAAGGAAGAAGCCTACAAATACTCCCGTGATGTCCATTCCAAAGTGGACAGTCTGCTCAAGGACGCGATGCTGGAAAATATGGTGAATGAGTTCCGTGACCTTTCGACACGGATGACCGGCCCGGAACGGCAGATGTTTGACGGCACTCTTGTACAGTCTATAGCGGAACAAGGGAAAGAGGTCATGCACTGCGCCACCTTGCTATTCCTGGGCATGGTCGATGATGCCACCACCTTTGCCGAAACACATGGCGGAGGCGGAAGCAAGAGCGACCTCAAATGGGGACGGGACGAAGACGAGGACAACCGTGCATGGGCTCTCCGCTGCATGAGGATGGCAAGTCGCATGATGAAGCCTGCAATCGGCAGGAAGCCCAAGCGTTGA
- a CDS encoding PH domain-containing protein produces MRTTPSISQPESLVLRPHKMQFFIDELPSLAVCCAGGIYGGMEGVPYPVAGVAVFFFLSLVLLYRFIYLCRTHYHIGIEQLVCEQGVFVRKVDYMELYRIVDFQEHQSLMQQLCGLKTVRIFSTDRNTPRLDLTGMRRKDDIVPLIRGRVEYNKRKKGIYEITNH; encoded by the coding sequence ATGAGAACGACACCATCCATATCACAGCCGGAAAGTCTCGTATTGAGACCACACAAGATGCAGTTCTTCATCGACGAGCTGCCGTCCCTTGCCGTGTGCTGTGCCGGTGGCATCTACGGCGGCATGGAAGGCGTGCCATACCCGGTTGCCGGGGTTGCTGTCTTCTTTTTCCTGTCGCTTGTCCTGCTGTACCGCTTCATCTACCTGTGCAGGACACACTACCACATCGGCATCGAGCAGCTTGTCTGTGAACAGGGTGTGTTCGTCCGAAAGGTGGACTATATGGAATTGTACCGTATCGTGGACTTCCAGGAACATCAGAGCCTGATGCAGCAGCTCTGCGGACTGAAGACGGTGCGCATTTTCTCGACGGACCGTAACACGCCCCGGCTCGACCTTACAGGCATGAGACGGAAAGACGACATCGTGCCGCTCATCCGGGGACGGGTGGAATACAACAAACGAAAAAAGGGAATATATGAAATCACGAACCATTAG
- a CDS encoding zincin-like metallopeptidase domain-containing protein, whose protein sequence is MAGYRRQNADGPNSEEKALDLFAEMMIEKIESINEDWRKPWFTEGALQWPRNLSGREYNGMNAFMLMLHCEKEGYKIPRFCTFDCVQRMNKPGKDGQELPRVSVLRGEKSFPVMLTTFTCIHKETKEKIKYDDYKNLSEDEKKEYNVYPRMQVFRVFNVQQTNLREARPELWEKLEKENGRPEVKAGEQFDFEPVDRMISENLWICPIRPMHQDSAYYSITKNEIVVPEKRQFKDGEAFYGTLFHEMTHSTGAKGVLDRLEPTAFGSKEYAREELVAELGSALVSQRYGMTKHIKEDSCAYLKSWLDSLKESPQFIKTTLMDVKKASSIITQKVDRIARGLDEDNTERIANGTSPKGKTFYASVAYLQTTDDRSQLDELREKGDYEGLLACAKEYYDGNGMDEQYTYQTPLQHRGDDLLVEDKDFAVVYNGSVGGTYEVMLKYSEQEVRDHINRYGIDRASVDVKELAKDMVVEQFAKLTHQRMPVFEMPSGDILYATYNREKDALDVGSVCNAGLAVRHSFPYDYNSTLDTNLQAVNEKLNELDEYREELQEAEYGGGMRR, encoded by the coding sequence ATGGCCGGTTACAGACGACAGAACGCGGACGGGCCGAACAGCGAGGAAAAGGCTCTCGACCTGTTCGCCGAGATGATGATTGAAAAGATAGAAAGCATCAATGAGGACTGGCGCAAGCCCTGGTTCACGGAAGGCGCATTGCAGTGGCCGCGCAACCTGTCCGGACGCGAATACAACGGCATGAACGCCTTCATGTTGATGCTGCACTGCGAGAAAGAGGGATACAAAATACCCCGCTTCTGTACCTTCGACTGCGTGCAGCGGATGAACAAGCCGGGAAAGGACGGACAGGAACTGCCGAGGGTCTCCGTGCTGCGCGGCGAGAAATCCTTCCCGGTGATGCTCACCACTTTCACCTGCATACACAAGGAGACGAAGGAGAAAATCAAGTATGACGACTACAAGAATCTCTCCGAGGATGAGAAGAAGGAGTACAATGTCTATCCGAGGATGCAGGTTTTCAGGGTGTTCAACGTACAGCAGACCAACCTGCGGGAAGCGCGTCCGGAATTGTGGGAAAAGCTGGAAAAGGAAAACGGCCGTCCTGAAGTCAAGGCAGGCGAACAGTTCGACTTCGAGCCGGTGGACCGGATGATAAGCGAGAACCTGTGGATCTGTCCCATACGGCCCATGCATCAGGATAGTGCGTACTATTCCATTACGAAGAATGAAATCGTAGTGCCGGAAAAGAGGCAGTTCAAGGACGGGGAAGCGTTCTACGGCACCCTGTTCCACGAGATGACCCATTCCACCGGTGCGAAAGGCGTGCTCGACCGCCTCGAACCGACAGCCTTCGGTTCAAAGGAATATGCCAGGGAGGAACTGGTGGCCGAACTCGGCAGCGCATTGGTCTCACAGCGTTACGGCATGACCAAACACATCAAGGAAGACAGCTGCGCCTACCTCAAATCATGGCTCGACTCATTGAAAGAGTCCCCGCAGTTCATCAAGACAACCCTGATGGATGTAAAAAAGGCATCCTCTATAATCACGCAGAAGGTGGACAGGATTGCAAGGGGACTGGACGAAGACAATACGGAACGGATAGCAAACGGGACCTCTCCAAAGGGAAAGACATTCTATGCGTCCGTGGCTTACCTGCAAACCACCGATGACAGGAGCCAACTTGACGAACTGAGGGAAAAAGGAGACTATGAGGGGCTGCTGGCCTGCGCCAAGGAATATTATGACGGGAACGGCATGGATGAACAATACACCTACCAGACTCCCTTGCAGCACAGGGGCGATGACCTGCTTGTCGAGGATAAGGACTTTGCCGTCGTGTATAACGGGAGCGTGGGCGGCACCTATGAGGTGATGCTGAAATACTCGGAGCAGGAGGTACGCGACCACATCAACCGCTACGGCATTGACCGTGCGAGCGTGGATGTGAAAGAGCTTGCCAAGGATATGGTCGTTGAACAGTTTGCCAAACTGACGCATCAGAGAATGCCGGTATTCGAAATGCCGAGCGGAGATATTCTGTATGCAACGTACAACAGGGAGAAGGATGCGCTCGATGTGGGAAGTGTATGCAATGCGGGTCTTGCCGTGCGGCACAGCTTCCCATACGACTACAATTCGACGCTCGATACCAACCTGCAGGCTGTAAACGAGAAGCTGAACGAACTCGACGAATACAGGGAGGAGCTACAAGAGGCGGAATATGGCGGCGGAATGCGGCGATAG
- a CDS encoding AAA family ATPase, giving the protein MQDKLISRKKECEDLQRCLDSDRSEFVIISGRRRIGKTYLIDKFFNYKYDFTFVGEHKTSATIQIKNFMRALHRQSKKRQPKAETWYDAFNALEDYLETLPSDRKKVIFIDEMPWMDTQRSNFVSALENFWNGWCNRRTDIMLIATGSATSWMADKIVGNQGGLHARVTCNLHLPPFNLHETEEYLRQRNCQWDRYQILQCYMILGGVPYYLSLLNMSDSLVQNIDWLFFTEGALLRNEFDELYNALFANADTYISVVKLLSENKSGMLREDIAKATGLEGAFLSKILKNLERCDFITRLSQYGQKVRNNIFRLTDFYTLFYYKFIENNNTKDDRWWSNNMSSRSVSAWMGLSFELVCLNHHKQIKGALGIAGVGTAISTWRSTADPEKGIPGFQIDMIIERADRIIHLCEMKFSTDQYGITDSYEKKLRERMGLFRMATKNKKSLVITFVTTYGVVGGKHKSIVHSEVTMDDLFQA; this is encoded by the coding sequence ATGCAGGACAAACTGATTTCACGAAAGAAAGAATGTGAGGATTTACAACGTTGTCTGGATTCAGACCGTTCGGAATTTGTCATTATAAGCGGCCGCCGTCGTATAGGTAAGACATATCTTATAGACAAATTCTTCAACTACAAATACGATTTTACGTTCGTGGGTGAGCATAAGACTTCAGCAACGATTCAGATAAAGAACTTCATGCGGGCACTTCACCGCCAGTCCAAGAAACGCCAACCGAAAGCGGAGACATGGTATGATGCCTTCAATGCGCTTGAAGATTATCTTGAAACATTGCCCTCTGACAGAAAGAAGGTTATTTTCATTGATGAAATGCCGTGGATGGATACACAACGCTCGAACTTCGTCAGTGCATTGGAGAATTTTTGGAACGGATGGTGCAACAGGCGCACAGACATCATGCTTATCGCCACCGGTTCGGCGACATCATGGATGGCAGACAAAATAGTAGGAAATCAAGGCGGTCTCCATGCAAGAGTCACCTGCAACCTGCACCTGCCACCGTTCAATCTGCACGAAACGGAAGAATACCTGAGACAAAGGAACTGTCAATGGGACAGATACCAGATATTACAATGCTACATGATATTAGGAGGCGTACCATACTACTTGAGCCTTCTGAACATGTCAGATAGCCTTGTTCAGAATATAGACTGGCTGTTTTTCACCGAAGGAGCATTGCTGAGAAATGAGTTCGATGAACTATACAACGCCCTTTTTGCCAATGCGGACACTTATATATCTGTAGTCAAACTATTGTCAGAAAACAAGTCTGGGATGTTAAGGGAGGACATAGCCAAAGCCACCGGCTTGGAAGGTGCGTTTCTCAGCAAAATATTGAAGAATCTGGAGCGTTGCGATTTTATCACCCGGTTGTCACAATATGGGCAAAAAGTCCGAAACAACATATTCCGGCTTACGGATTTCTACACGCTCTTCTATTATAAGTTCATTGAAAACAACAACACCAAAGACGACAGGTGGTGGAGCAACAACATGAGTTCACGCAGTGTATCTGCATGGATGGGGCTGAGCTTTGAATTGGTATGCCTGAATCATCATAAACAGATTAAAGGAGCACTTGGGATTGCCGGAGTGGGAACCGCCATATCCACATGGCGGAGCACGGCCGATCCTGAAAAAGGGATTCCCGGCTTTCAGATTGATATGATAATCGAACGCGCAGACAGGATTATCCATTTGTGCGAAATGAAATTCAGCACGGACCAATATGGCATCACCGACAGCTATGAAAAAAAACTGAGGGAACGTATGGGACTGTTCCGAATGGCGACAAAAAACAAGAAATCGCTTGTTATCACTTTTGTGACGACATACGGTGTAGTAGGTGGAAAGCATAAAAGTATTGTCCATAGTGAGGTAACTATGGATGATCTTTTTCAGGCATAA